A DNA window from Halogeometricum borinquense DSM 11551 contains the following coding sequences:
- a CDS encoding serine hydroxymethyltransferase, whose amino-acid sequence MVGSNHLEQTDPAVYSAIQNERQRQEDSLGLIASENHVSEAVLEAQGSVLTNKYAEGYPDARYYGGCEHVDTVEQLAIDRAKELFGADYANVQPHSGTQANMGVYFAMLDPGDRILSLDLTHGGHLSHGHHVNFSGQLYEVEQYGVDPDSGYIDYDTLADHATEFDPDLIVSGSSAYPREFAYERIDEIAAAVGAYHLADIAHVTGLIAAGLHTNPVGNADFVTASTHKTIRAGRGGLILTTDEYAEQIDKAIFPGSQGGPLMHNVAGKAVGFKEALTDEFEEYAQQVVTNAKTLADTFSERGLSLVSGGTDKHYVLVDLRDSHPDVTGSDAEEALQSVGITVNKNTVPGETRSPFTTSGIRVGTPALTTRGFTQSEMETIGHAIVDIIEHPEDDDVATDVATTVDQLCEAYPIYE is encoded by the coding sequence ATGGTTGGTAGTAACCACCTTGAGCAGACTGACCCAGCGGTCTATTCTGCTATCCAAAACGAGCGACAACGGCAAGAAGACAGTCTGGGATTGATCGCGTCCGAGAACCACGTCTCGGAGGCTGTGCTTGAAGCACAAGGATCTGTCCTCACAAACAAATACGCGGAGGGCTACCCCGACGCCCGTTACTACGGTGGCTGTGAACACGTCGATACCGTCGAACAGTTGGCGATTGACCGTGCGAAAGAACTCTTTGGTGCCGACTACGCTAACGTTCAGCCGCACAGTGGCACCCAGGCGAATATGGGTGTGTACTTTGCGATGCTCGATCCCGGTGACCGAATCCTTTCGTTGGATCTCACTCATGGTGGGCATCTCTCTCACGGACATCACGTCAATTTCTCAGGCCAACTCTACGAGGTCGAACAGTACGGTGTTGATCCCGACAGTGGCTATATCGACTACGACACGCTTGCCGACCACGCGACCGAATTCGATCCGGATCTGATCGTCAGCGGATCATCGGCGTATCCACGGGAGTTTGCGTACGAACGAATCGACGAGATTGCGGCAGCAGTCGGGGCCTATCATCTCGCGGATATTGCTCACGTCACGGGCCTCATCGCGGCCGGTCTGCATACGAACCCCGTTGGAAACGCTGATTTCGTCACGGCAAGTACCCATAAGACGATCCGAGCAGGTCGAGGAGGATTGATTCTCACGACGGACGAGTACGCAGAGCAGATTGACAAAGCGATTTTCCCCGGTAGCCAGGGAGGGCCGCTTATGCACAATGTCGCCGGGAAAGCCGTCGGCTTCAAGGAGGCGTTGACGGACGAATTCGAAGAATACGCACAACAGGTCGTTACGAACGCCAAGACGTTAGCTGACACGTTTTCCGAGAGAGGGCTATCACTCGTTAGCGGTGGGACAGACAAACACTACGTCCTCGTTGATTTGCGGGACTCACATCCGGATGTTACGGGGAGTGACGCCGAAGAGGCACTCCAATCGGTAGGGATCACCGTGAACAAAAATACTGTTCCGGGCGAGACACGGTCGCCGTTCACCACTAGCGGTATTCGAGTTGGGACGCCAGCACTCACAACGCGTGGGTTCACACAGTCGGAGATGGAGACTATCGGACACGCTATCGTTGACATCATCGAGCATCCCGAGGATGACGATGTTGCTACAGACGTCGCAACGACAGTCGATCAGCTTTGCGAGGCGTACCCGATATACGAATGA
- the lipA gene encoding lipoyl synthase, with protein sequence MTSRRKPDWLKMRPPSGRRFTEIKQSLRDHDLHTVCEEANCPNLGECWSGHDGPGTATFMLMGDRCSRGCNFCDVETGGMSPLDPDEPSNVADAVSEIGLDYVVLTSVDRDDLADGGSAHFAETIREIKRRDPSILVEVLTPDFQGSPDAVQRILDAGPDVFAHNIETVNRLQWPVRDRRADYDQTLDVLQQANDESDVYTKTSIMLGLGEYHHEVYQTLSDLREVGVDIVTLGQYLQPSRSHLDVFEYVHPDVFETWRDIAEEEMEFLYCASGPMVRSSYKAGELFVDALLREGKSVAQARKRARVNGD encoded by the coding sequence ATGACCAGCAGGCGAAAGCCCGACTGGCTCAAGATGCGTCCACCATCAGGCCGACGCTTCACTGAAATAAAACAGAGCCTTCGGGATCACGACCTTCATACTGTCTGTGAAGAGGCCAACTGTCCGAACCTCGGGGAGTGCTGGAGTGGTCACGACGGCCCGGGGACGGCGACATTCATGTTGATGGGTGACCGGTGTTCGAGAGGATGTAACTTCTGTGACGTCGAAACCGGAGGGATGAGCCCGCTCGATCCCGATGAACCCTCGAACGTCGCCGATGCTGTCAGCGAAATCGGTCTCGACTACGTCGTATTGACCTCTGTTGACCGCGACGACCTCGCTGACGGCGGATCCGCACACTTTGCGGAGACAATTCGGGAGATCAAACGACGCGACCCGAGTATCCTCGTCGAGGTCCTCACACCCGACTTTCAGGGATCTCCAGATGCAGTACAGCGGATTCTCGACGCAGGACCCGACGTGTTCGCCCACAATATCGAAACGGTAAACCGCCTGCAATGGCCGGTTCGTGACCGACGGGCCGATTACGACCAAACGCTCGATGTCCTCCAACAGGCGAACGACGAATCGGATGTGTACACAAAGACGAGCATCATGCTCGGCCTTGGCGAATACCATCACGAGGTCTATCAAACGCTTTCCGACCTGCGAGAGGTCGGTGTCGATATCGTCACCCTCGGTCAGTATCTCCAACCCTCGCGTTCGCATCTCGACGTGTTCGAGTACGTCCACCCAGACGTATTCGAGACGTGGCGTGACATCGCCGAGGAAGAGATGGAATTCCTCTACTGTGCATCGGGACCGATGGTCCGCTCGTCCTACAAAGCTGGCGAGTTGTTTGTCGATGCACTGCTTCGAGAGGGCAAGAGCGTCGCTCAAGCACGCAAACGCGCGCGTGTCAACGGTGACTGA
- the gcvPA gene encoding aminomethyl-transferring glycine dehydrogenase subunit GcvPA — translation MQERSRSRTDQSFPRSPDSRGSPFTPHDQDDVDLMLDAIGADDIEDLFDIPDAVRFDGAFGIEGASEQAVTQRLQRTLGRNSDSTEFLGRGHYSHYIPSVVDHLSLRSEFITSYTQYQPEVSQGFLQVLFEFQSLVTELTGMDVANCSMYDAATALGEAATLADRVREASGSVILVPDYLRAERRAVLDNYTDGSDLSVREFPTEDGMVHPETLRQSLDEDVLLVYLENPTPEGIIEEHLIEVGSIVDEVESLLCIGSDLVALSLLQNPGTVGADIVVGNAGILGLPAAYGMGIGIFACRDDFLRQIPGRLVGASRDSAGDRTYTLTLQTREQHIRRERATSNICSNQAWVALRTAIHAMYLGPDGLTALADRCTRLPAQVASELDQIEGVSAPATQAYHFREFKAEVEKDASEVVSELASEGFVVHELNEQTIQICVTETNEHRIDDFVEAVREVME, via the coding sequence ATGCAAGAACGTTCCAGATCTCGTACTGATCAGAGCTTCCCCCGTAGTCCGGACAGTCGGGGAAGTCCCTTTACACCCCACGATCAGGACGATGTTGACCTCATGCTCGATGCGATTGGGGCGGATGACATCGAGGATCTCTTTGATATTCCCGACGCTGTTCGATTTGACGGAGCGTTTGGGATCGAGGGGGCCTCCGAACAGGCCGTAACACAGCGCCTACAGCGCACACTTGGCAGGAACTCTGATAGTACTGAGTTTCTCGGACGGGGTCACTACTCACACTACATTCCCTCTGTGGTTGATCATCTCTCGCTTCGCTCTGAGTTTATTACATCGTATACGCAATATCAGCCGGAGGTTTCACAGGGATTTCTGCAGGTCTTATTCGAGTTCCAGTCGCTGGTCACAGAACTGACTGGGATGGACGTCGCCAACTGTTCGATGTACGATGCCGCGACGGCACTCGGTGAGGCGGCTACCCTCGCAGATCGTGTCCGAGAGGCAAGCGGGTCGGTAATCCTGGTTCCGGACTATCTCCGTGCTGAACGTCGTGCCGTCCTCGACAACTACACTGATGGGTCGGACCTGTCGGTTCGAGAGTTCCCGACCGAGGATGGAATGGTACACCCGGAGACACTCCGGCAATCTCTCGATGAGGATGTACTCCTCGTCTATCTCGAAAACCCCACTCCCGAAGGGATAATCGAAGAACACCTGATCGAAGTGGGATCGATTGTGGACGAGGTAGAGTCACTGCTCTGTATCGGGTCTGATTTGGTTGCGCTGTCGCTGCTCCAGAACCCCGGCACTGTTGGTGCCGATATCGTCGTCGGTAACGCCGGCATCCTCGGACTTCCTGCTGCCTACGGAATGGGCATCGGTATCTTTGCGTGCCGCGACGACTTCCTTCGACAGATCCCCGGCCGGTTGGTCGGCGCTTCGAGAGACAGCGCGGGCGATCGGACGTACACCTTGACGCTTCAGACACGCGAACAGCACATTCGACGGGAGCGGGCGACGAGTAATATCTGTAGCAACCAAGCCTGGGTCGCGCTTCGAACGGCGATTCACGCTATGTACTTGGGACCGGACGGTCTCACTGCATTGGCGGACCGGTGTACGCGGTTACCGGCGCAGGTCGCTTCCGAACTAGACCAGATCGAAGGGGTATCTGCGCCCGCTACACAGGCGTATCACTTCAGGGAGTTCAAAGCGGAAGTCGAAAAAGACGCCAGCGAAGTGGTGTCAGAACTGGCGAGCGAAGGGTTTGTCGTTCACGAACTGAACGAGCAGACCATCCAAATCTGTGTGACCGAGACGAACGAGCATCGGATAGATGACTTCGTTGAGGCCGTGAGAGAGGTGATGGAATAA
- the gcvT gene encoding glycine cleavage system aminomethyltransferase GcvT has protein sequence MTLRKPPLYQAHLDAGAEFTDFGGWEMPVKYDTISTEHAAVRDSAGIFDVSHMSEVKVSGPDATELMNRLTSNDVRELDQGDAQYSCILDQEGIIIDDTVVYKYPDENAYLFVPNAGHGEQMVERWSEHAHRLGLRVSVENKTEELGLVAVQGPDAIEIVEGLSQDPLTSLARFSMMRTSIAGVDCLVARTGYTGEDGVEIFFAVGDSHEMWDAFSDVPPCGLGSRDTLRLEAGLLLSGQDFDPEAEPRTPLEAKLSFVVDLSKPSFIGQDALETLAETGVDHELVGLQLNERGIPRHGYDVLRDGEHIGHVTSGTMSPTLNQPIALAYVNSDEAEENNTVAVKIRDRNVPATIVNHRFLSSLADDNE, from the coding sequence GTGACCCTGCGCAAGCCACCACTCTATCAGGCACACCTCGATGCCGGAGCCGAATTCACCGACTTCGGCGGTTGGGAGATGCCTGTCAAATACGACACAATCAGTACAGAACACGCCGCTGTTCGTGATTCCGCTGGCATTTTTGACGTCAGCCATATGAGCGAGGTCAAAGTCAGTGGGCCCGATGCCACGGAACTGATGAACCGTCTCACGAGCAATGACGTCAGAGAACTTGACCAAGGGGATGCTCAGTACTCGTGCATTCTCGACCAAGAGGGGATCATCATCGACGATACCGTCGTGTACAAATACCCCGACGAGAATGCATATCTGTTCGTCCCGAACGCCGGCCACGGCGAGCAAATGGTCGAGCGGTGGTCAGAGCACGCACACCGACTCGGGCTTCGGGTCAGCGTCGAAAACAAGACCGAAGAACTAGGCCTTGTTGCAGTCCAAGGTCCGGATGCCATCGAAATCGTCGAAGGCCTGTCGCAGGACCCTCTCACGAGTTTAGCGCGGTTCTCGATGATGCGTACGTCCATTGCGGGTGTCGATTGTCTGGTTGCGAGGACGGGCTATACCGGTGAGGACGGCGTTGAGATATTCTTTGCCGTGGGCGACTCACACGAGATGTGGGATGCTTTTAGCGACGTTCCACCCTGTGGATTGGGGTCCCGTGACACACTTCGGCTCGAAGCTGGTCTCCTGCTTTCTGGGCAGGATTTCGATCCGGAAGCCGAGCCGAGAACACCGCTTGAGGCAAAGCTTAGTTTCGTGGTTGATCTCTCGAAACCGTCCTTTATCGGACAGGATGCCTTAGAAACCCTTGCGGAGACCGGTGTCGATCACGAACTCGTCGGTCTCCAACTGAACGAACGCGGTATCCCGCGGCACGGATACGACGTACTCCGTGATGGAGAACACATTGGTCACGTCACGAGTGGAACGATGAGTCCGACGTTGAATCAACCAATCGCACTAGCGTACGTGAATTCGGACGAAGCAGAGGAGAATAACACTGTTGCGGTCAAAATACGGGACCGCAACGTTCCAGCAACAATTGTGAATCACCGCTTCCTGAGTTCGCTTGCAGACGACAACGAGTAA
- the ilvA gene encoding threonine ammonia-lyase: MTVTIDDIRRAEERLDESAEIRQTPVEKSTTLGREVGADVWFKFEHLQKTGSFKPRGAFNKISQIARGDATRVVAASAGNHAQGVAFAATELGLDSLIVMPETAPQAKVDATEGYGATVELHGKTFAEAMDVAQTYADDPDTAFVHAYDDPAVVAGQGTIGLELIEQVPDVSVLTVPIGGGGLIGGIATAVKAHDEDIRVIGVQAEPAATVPQSLDKGHPVENETPDTIADGIATGSVSDLTFEIIQEHVDEVVTVTDTEIAQATLWLLERSKQMVEGAAATSVAPLLSGAIDCQGETVVPLLCGGNIDIATLQDMLTRALVDRHQFVTLYVRIDDRPGVLGEIADIIGRHDTNIRSVRHDRSEEGLPVGKADLVIRTTTPGEAAMGRVLSEIEAAGYTIKRVVPQSERIGN, encoded by the coding sequence ATGACCGTAACAATCGACGATATCAGACGTGCGGAAGAGCGGCTTGATGAATCAGCGGAGATCAGACAAACACCCGTCGAGAAGAGTACGACGCTCGGGAGGGAGGTCGGTGCAGATGTCTGGTTCAAATTCGAACATCTTCAGAAAACGGGATCGTTCAAACCGCGCGGTGCGTTCAACAAGATCTCTCAGATCGCTCGCGGTGATGCAACTCGGGTTGTTGCTGCCAGTGCAGGAAACCACGCCCAGGGAGTCGCATTCGCTGCCACTGAACTCGGCTTAGACTCGCTGATCGTTATGCCGGAGACGGCTCCGCAGGCGAAAGTTGACGCAACAGAAGGATACGGAGCGACAGTCGAACTTCACGGAAAGACGTTCGCGGAAGCGATGGATGTCGCGCAGACGTATGCCGACGACCCTGACACGGCGTTCGTTCATGCGTACGACGACCCCGCCGTCGTCGCCGGACAGGGAACAATCGGACTTGAGTTGATCGAACAGGTTCCTGACGTAAGCGTTCTCACGGTCCCGATTGGTGGCGGTGGCCTGATCGGCGGTATCGCAACGGCAGTGAAGGCACACGACGAGGACATTCGAGTTATCGGGGTTCAGGCAGAACCCGCAGCGACAGTACCACAAAGTCTGGATAAAGGGCACCCCGTCGAAAACGAGACCCCGGACACCATCGCTGACGGCATTGCGACGGGGAGCGTTTCCGACCTCACGTTCGAGATCATCCAAGAACACGTCGATGAGGTTGTCACGGTCACCGATACTGAAATCGCGCAGGCGACGCTGTGGTTGTTGGAGCGTTCGAAGCAGATGGTTGAGGGAGCCGCTGCAACGTCTGTCGCACCGCTTCTCTCGGGCGCAATCGATTGCCAAGGGGAGACCGTCGTCCCACTTCTTTGTGGGGGCAACATCGATATTGCAACCCTTCAGGATATGTTGACGAGAGCGCTCGTTGACCGACATCAGTTCGTCACTCTCTACGTTCGAATCGATGACCGTCCCGGCGTTCTGGGGGAGATAGCGGACATCATCGGTCGGCACGACACAAATATTCGAAGCGTTCGACACGACCGTTCCGAAGAGGGGCTTCCGGTCGGCAAAGCGGACCTCGTTATCCGAACGACAACGCCCGGCGAAGCAGCGATGGGCCGTGTTCTTTCGGAGATTGAGGCGGCAGGATACACGATCAAACGTGTCGTCCCTCAGTCCGAGCGCATCGGGAACTAA
- the gcvPB gene encoding aminomethyl-transferring glycine dehydrogenase subunit GcvPB has product MQQHRQAKWNDTESDGHEPLLSEKDLTRSELEDTFLPDELTRESVELPSVSEPELVRHYTRLSQMNYGIDSGPYPLGSCTMKYNPKFTEDLAALPSAAIHPDRPSELAQGTLQVYYELQEYLGKIGGMSAVTLQPPAGAAGELTGILVAKAYHEYNGEAEQRDEIIVPASAHGTNFASAAMAGYDLVELPADEDGRVDLDVLSAAVGESTAALMLTNPNTLGLFERNIEEIADMVHEAGGLLYYDGANLNALLGRARPGDMGFDIMHYNVHKTFATPHGGGGPGAGPIGVREGLAKFLPSPHVGKNGDQYTLYDPEESIGKVHGAMGNWLVLLKTHAYISRLGDAGLEDTSAKAVLNANYLASQIDLDIPFEPFHHEFVASAGDNDAADFAKKMLDYGMHPPTTKWPEIVDEALMTEPTEAESKTTLDQLADAFNSVTEQSGDALSEAPNATAAKRIDQTKAARDPVLSWQQISD; this is encoded by the coding sequence ATGCAACAACATAGACAGGCGAAATGGAACGATACGGAATCCGACGGCCACGAACCACTGTTGTCGGAGAAAGATCTGACCCGTAGTGAGTTGGAGGATACATTCCTCCCTGACGAACTCACTCGTGAGAGCGTCGAGTTGCCGTCCGTCTCGGAGCCAGAGCTCGTCCGCCACTACACTCGGCTCTCACAGATGAACTACGGAATCGATAGTGGGCCGTACCCGCTCGGTTCCTGTACGATGAAGTACAACCCCAAGTTCACCGAGGATCTCGCTGCGCTTCCCTCGGCGGCAATTCACCCGGACCGGCCGTCTGAGCTAGCACAAGGAACACTACAGGTCTACTACGAGCTACAAGAGTATCTCGGAAAAATCGGCGGAATGAGTGCAGTAACACTCCAACCGCCCGCAGGAGCGGCTGGCGAACTCACCGGGATCTTGGTCGCTAAAGCGTACCACGAATACAACGGTGAGGCAGAACAACGAGACGAGATTATCGTCCCGGCCAGTGCCCATGGGACGAACTTTGCCAGTGCGGCGATGGCGGGGTATGATCTCGTCGAACTTCCCGCAGACGAAGATGGACGCGTTGACCTCGATGTTCTGTCTGCGGCGGTTGGTGAGTCAACTGCGGCACTCATGTTGACTAATCCAAACACGCTCGGATTGTTTGAGCGAAATATCGAGGAAATCGCGGACATGGTACACGAAGCCGGTGGACTGCTGTACTATGATGGCGCGAATCTGAACGCGCTCCTCGGACGCGCTCGACCGGGCGATATGGGGTTCGATATCATGCACTACAACGTCCACAAGACGTTTGCGACCCCACATGGTGGTGGCGGTCCCGGTGCTGGACCAATTGGTGTTCGTGAGGGGCTTGCGAAGTTCCTTCCAAGCCCACACGTCGGAAAGAACGGAGACCAGTATACGCTTTATGACCCCGAGGAATCCATCGGGAAAGTCCACGGTGCGATGGGTAACTGGCTCGTTCTCCTCAAGACACACGCCTACATCTCTCGGCTTGGCGATGCCGGATTGGAAGACACGAGTGCGAAAGCGGTCCTCAACGCGAACTATCTCGCATCCCAGATTGATTTGGACATCCCGTTCGAGCCGTTCCACCACGAGTTCGTTGCGAGTGCCGGAGACAACGACGCCGCGGATTTCGCCAAGAAGATGCTAGACTACGGGATGCATCCCCCGACCACGAAGTGGCCCGAAATCGTCGATGAAGCGCTGATGACTGAACCGACGGAAGCTGAAAGTAAAACGACGCTAGACCAGTTGGCGGATGCCTTCAACTCGGTGACCGAACAGAGTGGCGATGCACTTAGTGAGGCTCCAAACGCCACCGCCGCAAAGCGAATCGATCAAACGAAGGCCGCGAGAGATCCGGTGTTGTCCTGGCAGCAGATTTCGGACTGA
- the lpdA gene encoding dihydrolipoyl dehydrogenase, with protein MGAKETTTETDVLVIGAGPGGYVAAIRAAQHGLDVTLVEKEAYGGVCLNHGCIPSKAYISATDLAHDAGQAAEMGILVDPAIDMAKMQEWKSNSISRLTDTVEKLCKANGVSLIEGMASFVDETEVHVTRDEDNRDRVSIGFERCIISTGSRPVQIPGFDFTDDEVWSSRDALSAATVPDRLVVVGAGYIGMELSTVFAKLGSDVTVIEMLDDALPGYEDDITRVVRKRASELGIDFRFGEGASEWRGIDNGIEVVTETEDGERSVYPTDKVLVAVGRQPVTETLDLEQIGLEPTEQGFLETDRHARTDVEHVFAVGDVAGEPMLAHTASKEGIVAADVAAGKPSTMDNRTIPAAVFTDPEIGTVGLTAAEAESEGFDPIVGTFPFRASSRALTTGETEGFVRIVADGECGTVLGAQIVGAEASELVAEVALAIELDATVEELASTVHTHPTLAEAVMEAAENARDRAIHTLNR; from the coding sequence ATGGGAGCTAAAGAGACAACGACCGAAACGGACGTACTGGTTATCGGCGCTGGACCGGGGGGCTATGTCGCTGCCATTCGCGCCGCACAACACGGTCTCGACGTGACGCTTGTCGAAAAAGAAGCATACGGTGGCGTCTGCCTCAACCACGGGTGTATCCCGTCGAAGGCGTACATCAGCGCGACCGACCTCGCTCACGACGCAGGGCAGGCAGCGGAGATGGGCATCCTCGTTGACCCGGCTATCGACATGGCGAAGATGCAAGAGTGGAAGTCGAACAGTATCAGCCGACTCACGGACACCGTCGAGAAGCTCTGCAAGGCAAACGGCGTCAGCCTCATCGAAGGGATGGCTTCGTTCGTTGACGAGACGGAGGTTCACGTCACGCGCGACGAGGACAATCGAGACCGAGTCTCCATCGGATTCGAGCGCTGTATCATCTCGACAGGATCACGCCCCGTTCAGATTCCGGGCTTCGACTTCACGGACGACGAAGTGTGGTCCTCGCGGGACGCACTCTCGGCGGCGACAGTGCCTGATCGCCTCGTCGTTGTCGGCGCGGGCTATATCGGCATGGAACTCTCGACTGTATTTGCAAAACTCGGTTCGGATGTCACCGTCATCGAAATGCTGGATGATGCCCTCCCCGGATACGAAGACGACATCACCCGCGTCGTTCGCAAACGCGCTTCTGAGTTGGGTATCGACTTCCGCTTCGGTGAAGGAGCAAGTGAATGGCGCGGCATCGACAACGGCATCGAAGTCGTGACCGAAACCGAAGACGGCGAGCGATCTGTCTATCCCACGGACAAGGTACTGGTTGCCGTCGGTCGGCAGCCCGTGACCGAGACGCTTGATTTAGAGCAGATCGGCTTAGAACCGACCGAGCAAGGCTTCCTAGAGACAGACCGCCACGCTCGAACGGACGTTGAACACGTCTTTGCCGTCGGAGATGTCGCCGGAGAACCGATGCTCGCGCACACGGCCAGTAAAGAGGGCATCGTCGCGGCCGACGTCGCGGCTGGCAAACCGAGCACGATGGACAACCGGACTATCCCCGCGGCCGTGTTCACCGACCCTGAGATCGGTACCGTCGGTCTGACCGCGGCCGAAGCCGAATCGGAGGGGTTCGACCCCATCGTCGGCACGTTCCCGTTCCGAGCGTCAAGTCGCGCACTGACGACCGGTGAGACGGAGGGGTTCGTTCGCATTGTCGCCGACGGCGAGTGCGGGACCGTTCTCGGTGCGCAAATCGTCGGTGCCGAAGCCTCGGAACTCGTTGCCGAGGTCGCGCTGGCAATCGAGCTGGATGCGACGGTCGAAGAGCTCGCTTCGACCGTTCACACTCACCCGACGCTCGCAGAGGCGGTCATGGAAGCAGCCGAGAATGCGAGAGACCGCGCCATTCACACGTTGAATCGGTAA
- a CDS encoding serine hydrolase, with translation MSTKNVTAYQDSIETFLSEWVRKNKVPGLSVAVVSGDEATYTDAFGARNLSTNESATPQTLFGIGSCSKSVTAVAILQLVEEDELDLTSPINSFVPHLEAAPGSSVTVEELLSHSSGLPSDGSLTALIARLTGLREMGVPLSDDRDFHRHVQGSVEERRDPQAKEFFYCNTGFTLLGKVIESVTGKSYSTYVRENIFEPLEMDRSCFSRAAFESYDDRMQAYFQNDDDLVEARLPVDPLLYAPGGVISCADDLVNYLRFYLNGGSFEGKQLLSQESMAQMFEPRSTRSTFIDGTERQYGLGWELQSFLGNRLVRHGGMMGTTTAAVAFFPDQNVGVSIACNVSPPQHPSVACHGVLSLLEGNDPKRSVPALLLEEKLGSLEGEYKSYRGIVEATVERDGGTLEVTIQGFTSEFSISLFPNDLSGDIYEFETVTDTGQRLAVKFEEGSDGSIDLFLRRWRLHAQ, from the coding sequence ATGTCCACTAAAAACGTAACTGCGTATCAAGACAGTATTGAAACGTTCTTATCGGAGTGGGTGAGAAAGAACAAAGTTCCCGGCTTGAGCGTGGCCGTAGTGTCCGGAGACGAAGCTACCTATACCGATGCGTTTGGGGCGCGGAATCTCTCAACGAATGAATCCGCAACTCCACAGACGTTATTCGGCATCGGGTCGTGCTCGAAGTCAGTTACCGCGGTAGCGATTCTACAGCTCGTTGAGGAGGACGAACTGGATCTCACGAGTCCGATAAATTCCTTCGTTCCCCACTTAGAAGCGGCACCGGGGTCATCAGTGACAGTCGAGGAACTACTGTCTCACTCGTCCGGGTTACCGAGTGACGGCAGCCTGACTGCCTTAATAGCTCGGCTGACTGGCTTGAGAGAGATGGGCGTTCCGCTCAGCGACGACCGCGATTTCCACAGACACGTTCAGGGATCCGTCGAGGAACGGCGGGACCCCCAAGCGAAGGAGTTCTTTTACTGTAACACCGGGTTTACGCTTCTCGGAAAGGTGATCGAGTCGGTGACTGGGAAATCCTACTCGACGTACGTCCGTGAGAACATATTCGAGCCGCTTGAGATGGACCGGTCGTGCTTTTCTCGGGCAGCGTTCGAGTCGTATGACGACCGGATGCAAGCCTACTTCCAGAACGATGACGACCTGGTTGAAGCGCGTCTCCCCGTTGATCCGCTGCTCTACGCACCCGGTGGAGTCATTAGCTGTGCGGACGATCTGGTCAACTATCTTCGCTTCTATCTGAACGGGGGATCATTCGAGGGAAAACAGCTTCTCTCGCAGGAATCGATGGCACAGATGTTCGAGCCGAGGTCGACCAGATCGACGTTCATCGACGGCACCGAACGACAGTATGGCCTCGGTTGGGAGCTTCAATCGTTCCTCGGGAATCGATTGGTCCGACACGGCGGGATGATGGGAACGACGACCGCCGCCGTCGCGTTCTTCCCCGATCAGAACGTGGGGGTTAGCATCGCCTGTAACGTCTCCCCGCCGCAACACCCGAGTGTTGCCTGTCACGGCGTACTTTCGCTGTTAGAAGGGAACGACCCGAAACGTTCCGTCCCAGCGCTTCTGTTGGAGGAGAAACTCGGCTCGCTCGAGGGAGAATACAAGTCATATCGGGGAATCGTGGAAGCCACGGTCGAGCGAGATGGAGGCACGCTCGAGGTCACTATCCAAGGTTTCACCTCCGAGTTCTCGATCAGCCTGTTCCCAAACGACCTCAGCGGAGATATCTACGAGTTTGAAACGGTCACGGACACCGGCCAGCGACTCGCTGTCAAATTCGAGGAGGGATCCGACGGTTCCATCGATCTGTTCTTGCGTCGATGGCGTCTTCACGCACAGTAG
- the gcvH gene encoding glycine cleavage system protein GcvH: MSFEIPDDRRYAESHEWAKELDDDIVRIGITDFAQDELGDIIFAELPDEGAELDEGEQFGVVESIKAVSDIYSPVSGTVVGVNREIVDQPELINDDPHESGWLLEVNTETGIDHLLPASEYETQI; encoded by the coding sequence ATGTCATTCGAAATTCCAGACGACCGCCGATACGCAGAATCGCACGAGTGGGCAAAAGAACTCGACGACGATATCGTCAGAATCGGAATCACCGACTTCGCTCAGGACGAACTCGGGGACATCATCTTCGCGGAACTCCCGGACGAGGGTGCAGAACTTGATGAGGGCGAACAGTTTGGTGTCGTCGAGAGTATCAAGGCAGTGTCGGACATCTATTCGCCCGTCTCGGGCACTGTTGTGGGCGTCAATCGAGAAATAGTCGATCAACCTGAACTGATCAATGACGACCCCCACGAATCTGGATGGCTGCTAGAAGTCAACACTGAGACCGGTATCGACCACTTGCTACCAGCAAGCGAATACGAAACCCAAATCTAA